One genomic region from Homalodisca vitripennis isolate AUS2020 chromosome 6, UT_GWSS_2.1, whole genome shotgun sequence encodes:
- the LOC124364642 gene encoding homeobox protein Mohawk-like, which produces MITASGDCPAIRSDEDGKEVPLELRKQNSAIPHRRPVRQWGPWRRDGTASDEERTRRTRAGRALRNGRYGRLVEEVRHTKRLFTPEIKKFLKGWLVRRRKNPYPNRSEKKDLALKTGLTYMQICNWFANWRRKLKKTSRDAEAVAGGGETWGPLITGYNRHAKGNVEQFSISSDDSIWDEANYNHPDAPFQMMQPLRVTPVTEEVSHPSRPQDSLLQLSRPPESLTSAAQSSGRSTSAPVLLKWLESAARFRPRESCWSAAAGVSWSTPAIPASRKARAKHKADTRGRHREELDAAEALTFLSRSFIARQGQCV; this is translated from the exons ATGATAACAGCAAGTGGAGATTGTCCAGCGATAAGGAGCGATGAAGACGGGAAGGAAGTTCCACTAGAGTTAAGGAAGCAGAATTCTGCCATACCACACAGAAGACCTGTCCGACAGTGGGGACCATGGAGGCGGGATGGCACAGCATCAGATGAAGAGAGGACCAGGCGGACCCGGGCTGGACGGGCGCTGCGGAATGGTAGATACGG GAGGCTGGTAGAAGAAGTCAGACACACGAAGCGTTTATTTACGCCAGAAATCAAGAAGTTCTTGAAGGGTTGGTTGGTGCGCAGGAGGAAAAATCCTTACCCTAACAGGAGTGAGAAGAAGGATCTGGCACTGAAGACTGGATTGACCTACATGCAG ATCTGTAACTGGTTCGCCAACTGGAGGCGGAAGCTGAAGAAGACCAGCAGGGACGCGGAGGCTGTGGCGGGAGGGGGAGAGACCTGGGGTCCCTTGATCACGGGGTACAATCGTCACGCCAAGGGCAATGTGGAACAGTTCAGCATTAGCTCTGACGATAGCATCTGGGACGAGGCCAACTACAACCACCCAG ATGCACCCTTTCAAATGATGCAACCATTAAGAGTAACTCCAGTCACTGAAGAAGTCAGCCATCCGAGTCGACCCCAGGACAGCCTCCTTCAGCTCTCCCGACCGCCCGAGTCTCTCACCTCCGCTGCCCAATCCTCCGGTCGTAGCACGTCCGCCCCCGTGCTGCTCAAGTGGCTCGAGAGCGCCGCGAGGTTCCGCCCCCGAGAGTCCTGCTGGAGCGCCGCTGCCGGAGTGTCGTGGTCCACCCCCGCCATCCCCGCCTCCAGGAAGGCCCGCGCCAAGCACAAGGCCGACACGAGAGGGCGGCACCGCGAAGAGCTAGATGCTGCTGAAGCCCTCACATTCCTCAGCAGGTCGTTCATTGCACGCCAAGGACAATGTGTTTGA